The following proteins are encoded in a genomic region of Kosakonia oryzae:
- a CDS encoding ABC transporter ATP-binding protein codes for MSTPILEAHDLSKRFVGATRLFAPKRFVTAVDRISLAVYPGETLAIVGESGSGKSTLGRLLLRLLAASEGHVYYQGEEITHASGARLNQLRRELQIIFQDPFASLNPRMTVEQIVGEPLWLHQKMGKADRQARVAELLATVGLPAAWARRFPHEFSGGQRQRIGIARALASGPKLLLGDEPVSALDVSVQAQVVNLLENLKQQLGLTMIIVAHGLAVIRHMSDRVAVMYLGQIVEMATVDEIFDAPLHPYTQALIASAPQTQPGLKHEMPLLQGDLPNPASPPQGCRFHTRCPHVTDECRQREPIAQVLEGGRQVSCHRWQELNRDRTVIQIAPPSAAFLRRRALFEHAASHSSL; via the coding sequence ATGAGCACACCGATCCTTGAGGCCCACGATCTCAGCAAACGCTTTGTCGGCGCGACGCGCCTGTTCGCGCCAAAACGCTTTGTCACGGCAGTCGATCGCATTTCTCTCGCCGTTTATCCCGGTGAAACGCTGGCGATTGTGGGCGAGTCTGGTTCCGGTAAATCGACGCTGGGCCGCCTGCTGTTACGTCTGCTGGCGGCGTCCGAAGGGCACGTTTACTACCAGGGCGAAGAGATTACTCATGCCAGCGGCGCACGGTTAAACCAGTTGCGCCGCGAGCTGCAAATCATCTTTCAGGATCCCTTCGCCTCGCTGAACCCGCGCATGACCGTGGAGCAGATTGTCGGCGAACCGCTGTGGCTGCACCAGAAAATGGGCAAAGCGGATCGCCAGGCGCGCGTTGCTGAACTGCTCGCCACCGTTGGCCTGCCTGCGGCCTGGGCGCGACGTTTTCCGCATGAATTCTCCGGCGGGCAGCGCCAGCGTATTGGTATCGCGCGTGCGCTGGCTTCCGGGCCGAAACTGCTGCTGGGTGATGAACCGGTGTCCGCGCTGGATGTCTCGGTACAGGCGCAGGTGGTGAACCTGCTGGAAAACCTGAAACAGCAGCTTGGGCTGACGATGATCATCGTCGCGCACGGTCTGGCGGTGATCCGCCATATGAGCGATCGCGTGGCGGTGATGTACCTCGGGCAGATCGTCGAAATGGCGACTGTCGATGAGATTTTCGACGCGCCGCTGCACCCGTACACGCAGGCGCTGATCGCCTCTGCGCCGCAAACCCAGCCCGGCCTCAAGCATGAGATGCCGCTGTTGCAGGGGGATTTACCCAATCCGGCCAGCCCGCCGCAGGGCTGTCGTTTTCATACCCGTTGCCCGCACGTCACCGATGAGTGTCGGCAACGCGAACCGATCGCTCAGGTACTTGAAGGCGGCCGCCAGGTCTCCTGTCATCGCTGGCAGGAACTCAACCGTGACCGCACGGTTATCCAGATTGCTCCACCCTCCGCCGCGTTCCTGCGACGCCGTGCTCTGTTCGAACACGCGGCCTCTCACTCATCCCTTTAA
- the cysH gene encoding phosphoadenosine phosphosulfate reductase codes for MSRLDLNALNELPKVERVLQLAETNAQLEKLNAEERVGWALENLPGEYVLSSSFGIQAAVSLHLVNQVHPNIPVILTDTGYLFPETYQFIDELTDKLKLNLKVFRAEQSPAWQEARYGKLWEQGVEGIEKYNEINKVEPMNRALAELNAQTWFAGLRREQSGSRANLPVLAIQRGVFKVLPIIDWDNRTVYQYLQKHGLNYHPLWDQGYLSVGDTHTTRKWEPGMAEEETRFFGLKRECGLHEG; via the coding sequence ATGTCCAGACTCGATCTGAATGCGCTGAATGAACTGCCGAAAGTTGAACGTGTGCTTCAGCTTGCTGAAACCAATGCGCAACTCGAAAAGCTGAACGCCGAAGAGCGCGTCGGCTGGGCGCTGGAAAACCTGCCGGGCGAGTATGTGCTCTCCTCCAGCTTCGGTATCCAGGCGGCGGTAAGCTTGCATCTGGTCAACCAGGTTCATCCGAACATTCCGGTGATCCTGACTGACACCGGCTATCTGTTTCCGGAAACTTACCAGTTTATCGACGAGCTGACAGACAAGCTCAAGCTGAACCTGAAAGTATTCCGGGCAGAGCAAAGCCCGGCATGGCAGGAAGCGCGTTACGGTAAGCTGTGGGAACAGGGCGTTGAAGGCATTGAAAAATACAATGAAATCAACAAAGTTGAACCGATGAATCGCGCTCTAGCCGAGCTGAACGCGCAAACCTGGTTTGCCGGTCTGCGCCGCGAACAATCCGGTAGCCGCGCTAATCTGCCGGTGCTGGCTATCCAGCGCGGCGTATTTAAAGTGCTGCCAATTATCGACTGGGACAACCGCACGGTATATCAGTACCTGCAAAAGCACGGCCTGAATTATCACCCGCTGTGGGATCAGGGTTATCTCTCCGTAGGCGACACGCACACCACCCGCAAATGGGAGCCGGGCATGGCGGAAGAGGAGACGCGCTTCTTCGGTCTGAAACGCGAATGCGGGCTGCACGAAGGTTAA
- a CDS encoding SDR family oxidoreductase: MSIDSLNEFSLDFFSLHGKTAIVSGGNTGLGQAFSMALAKAGANIFIPGLTDDGGETKAMLEKQGVSAEFMQIDITAKGAPQAVIAACCERFGTVDILVNNAGICHLNSVLDFNRQDWDPMVDVNLTAAFELSYHAAKIMIPRRSGKIINICSVLSYIDGQRSPAYSATKHALVGFTKSYCDELAQYNIQVNGIAPGYYSTNITRIARSKAKTHRWVLDHIPANRWGDKQDLMGAMIFLASRAADYVNGHVLVVDGGFLVR; encoded by the coding sequence ATGTCAATTGATTCACTCAATGAATTCTCTTTAGATTTTTTTTCGCTACACGGGAAAACAGCAATCGTTAGTGGTGGAAATACCGGGCTGGGGCAGGCTTTTTCAATGGCACTGGCTAAAGCGGGGGCTAATATTTTTATTCCCGGCCTGACCGACGACGGTGGTGAAACCAAAGCCATGCTCGAAAAGCAGGGGGTCAGCGCGGAGTTTATGCAGATCGATATTACCGCTAAAGGCGCGCCGCAAGCGGTGATAGCCGCCTGCTGTGAACGTTTTGGTACCGTCGATATCCTGGTAAATAACGCCGGAATTTGTCATTTAAACTCCGTGCTGGATTTTAATCGTCAGGACTGGGATCCGATGGTGGATGTCAATCTGACTGCTGCATTCGAATTAAGTTACCATGCAGCAAAAATAATGATTCCACGCCGTTCCGGGAAAATAATTAATATTTGCTCTGTTCTGTCATATATCGATGGGCAACGTTCGCCGGCTTATTCTGCGACAAAACATGCACTGGTTGGATTTACCAAATCCTATTGTGATGAACTGGCGCAATATAATATTCAGGTTAATGGTATTGCGCCGGGTTATTATTCAACGAATATTACGCGGATCGCCCGCAGTAAAGCCAAAACGCATCGCTGGGTGTTGGATCATATTCCGGCGAACCGCTGGGGGGATAAGCAGGATTTGATGGGGGCGATGATTTTTCTTGCGAGTCGCGCAGCAGATTATGTCAACGGCCATGTGCTGGTCGTGGATGGGGGGTTTCTGGTTCGCTAA
- a CDS encoding FadR/GntR family transcriptional regulator, whose product MEKPSRYLANSSTALEQLRGLIHQHESTPGTPLPTERELAERLGVGRREVRRALDVLEEEGRIWRKQGKGTFIGPAAPVAPLALQGLVQQTNMLEVMEARLQVEPGLARLAALRASPENLALMQRMLERIDNVNPDDPDLNELWDSAFHRAIAEAAGNRLMLGLFDAIDAVRREPAWHHLRELARTPAKVDRYNDHHHRIMHAIRQRQPQEAFLAMREHLLDLQHALIQAIHLEDDTP is encoded by the coding sequence ATGGAAAAACCGTCACGCTATCTGGCAAATTCCAGTACGGCGCTTGAACAACTTCGTGGGCTTATTCACCAACATGAGTCAACACCAGGGACTCCACTGCCCACAGAACGTGAACTGGCGGAACGCTTAGGCGTTGGGCGGCGAGAAGTACGCCGTGCGCTGGACGTACTGGAAGAAGAGGGACGGATCTGGCGTAAGCAGGGCAAAGGCACGTTTATTGGCCCCGCTGCGCCGGTCGCGCCGCTGGCACTCCAGGGACTGGTGCAACAAACCAATATGCTGGAAGTGATGGAAGCGCGCTTGCAGGTTGAGCCGGGGCTTGCGCGGCTGGCGGCACTTCGCGCCAGCCCGGAAAACCTGGCGCTGATGCAGCGCATGCTGGAACGCATCGATAACGTCAATCCGGACGATCCGGATCTTAATGAGCTATGGGACAGCGCTTTTCACCGGGCCATCGCTGAAGCGGCGGGAAACCGTTTGATGCTCGGTCTTTTTGATGCCATTGACGCCGTGCGTCGCGAACCCGCCTGGCACCATCTGCGGGAGCTGGCGCGTACTCCGGCGAAGGTCGATCGTTATAACGATCACCACCACCGCATTATGCACGCCATCCGGCAGCGCCAGCCGCAGGAGGCTTTTCTGGCGATGCGTGAACATCTGCTCGACCTGCAACATGCCCTGATCCAGGCCATTCATCTCGAGGACGATACGCCATGA
- a CDS encoding ABC transporter ATP-binding protein, with product MNTIPFHDPAPVLRLHNLKVQFAGSPVSVLDGISLTIKSGETLALVGESGCGKSITSLALMGLLPNSAQILSGEMQFRSHNLRQLSPREYADLRGNELAMIFQEPMTSLNPSFTLGDQLSEAVMRHQHVSRQAARDIALQILEKVQIPAAEMRLKAYPHQLSGGMRQRVMIAMALINNPRLLIADEPTTALDVTIQAQILALLNTLKAETGTAVLMITHDLGVVAEVAQQVAVMYAGQVVEQGSVETIFADPQHPYTIGLMGSIPSLGARKGQLSTIPGAVPLPEAMPKGCRFATRCPFAQSRCHAEKPPLQPLGRGHQAACFRVPLEQHIALGETA from the coding sequence ATGAACACTATTCCTTTTCACGATCCCGCGCCCGTCCTGCGTCTGCACAACCTGAAAGTTCAGTTCGCCGGTAGCCCGGTCAGCGTACTGGACGGTATTTCGTTGACCATAAAAAGCGGGGAAACGCTGGCGCTGGTAGGGGAATCCGGCTGCGGTAAAAGCATTACCTCGCTGGCGTTGATGGGGCTGTTGCCCAACAGCGCGCAGATCCTCAGCGGCGAAATGCAGTTTCGCAGCCACAATCTGCGCCAGCTTTCGCCGAGGGAATATGCGGATCTGCGCGGTAATGAACTGGCGATGATTTTTCAGGAGCCGATGACCTCGCTGAACCCCTCGTTCACCCTTGGCGATCAACTGAGTGAAGCGGTGATGCGCCACCAGCATGTCTCCCGCCAGGCCGCGCGGGATATCGCGCTGCAGATCCTCGAAAAGGTACAAATCCCGGCGGCGGAGATGCGCCTGAAAGCGTATCCGCACCAGCTTTCCGGCGGTATGCGCCAGCGCGTGATGATTGCCATGGCGCTGATTAACAACCCGCGTCTGCTGATTGCCGACGAACCGACCACCGCGCTGGATGTCACCATTCAGGCGCAGATCCTCGCGCTGCTCAACACCCTGAAAGCCGAAACGGGCACGGCAGTATTGATGATCACCCACGATCTTGGCGTGGTGGCGGAAGTCGCCCAGCAAGTCGCCGTAATGTACGCCGGGCAAGTGGTCGAGCAGGGTAGCGTGGAGACGATTTTTGCCGATCCGCAGCATCCGTACACCATCGGCCTGATGGGTTCGATTCCCTCGCTGGGTGCACGCAAAGGCCAGCTTTCCACTATCCCCGGCGCTGTACCGTTACCGGAAGCGATGCCAAAAGGCTGCCGTTTCGCCACGCGCTGCCCGTTTGCGCAGAGCCGCTGCCACGCGGAAAAACCGCCGCTACAGCCGCTGGGACGGGGCCATCAGGCGGCCTGTTTCCGCGTCCCCCTTGAACAGCATATTGCGCTGGGAGAAACCGCATGA
- the cysI gene encoding assimilatory sulfite reductase (NADPH) hemoprotein subunit: MSEKHPGPLVVEGKLADAERLKLESNYLRGTIAEDLHDGLTGGFNGDNFLLIRFHGMYQQDDRDIRAERAEQKLEPRHAMMLRCRLPGGIITPKQWLSIDKFADDKTIYGSIRLTNRQTFQFHGILKKNVKPAHQMLHEVGLDALATANDVNRNVLCTSNPVESELHAEAYEWAKKLSEHLLPRTRAYAEIWHDAEKVATTDEEPILGKTYLPRKFKTTVVIPPQNDVDLHANDMNFVAVAENGKLVGFNLLVGGGLSIEHGNKKTYARTASEFGYLPLEHTLAVAEAVVTTQRDWGNRTDRKNAKTKYTLERVGIDTFKAEVERRAGIKFEPIRPYEFTGRGDRIGWVKGIDNKWHLTLFIENGRILDYPGRPLKTGLLEIAKIHKGDFRLTANQNLIVAGVPESQKAKIEKLARSHGLMDAVKPQRENSMACVSFPTCPLAMAEAERFLPSFVDKVEAVMEKHGVGDDHIVLRVTGCPNGCGRAMLAEVGLVGKAPGRYNLHIGGNRIGTRIPRMFRENITETEILATLDELIARWASEREEGEGFGDFTIRAGIVRPVLDPARDFWE, encoded by the coding sequence ATGAGTGAAAAACATCCCGGCCCACTGGTGGTCGAAGGTAAACTGGCCGACGCCGAGCGCCTGAAGCTCGAAAGCAACTATCTGCGCGGCACGATTGCAGAAGATCTGCACGACGGCCTGACCGGCGGTTTCAACGGCGACAACTTCCTGCTGATCCGTTTTCACGGCATGTATCAGCAAGATGACCGCGATATTCGCGCCGAACGCGCCGAGCAGAAACTGGAGCCGCGCCACGCGATGATGCTGCGCTGCCGTCTGCCGGGCGGCATCATTACACCGAAGCAGTGGCTGTCGATTGATAAATTTGCCGACGATAAGACGATCTACGGCAGCATTCGCCTGACCAACCGCCAGACGTTCCAGTTCCACGGCATTCTGAAAAAGAACGTCAAACCGGCACACCAGATGCTGCATGAAGTCGGGCTGGACGCGCTGGCGACCGCCAACGACGTTAACCGTAATGTACTCTGTACGTCGAACCCGGTTGAGTCGGAACTGCATGCAGAAGCTTACGAGTGGGCGAAAAAGCTCTCCGAGCATCTGCTGCCGCGTACCCGCGCTTATGCTGAGATCTGGCACGACGCCGAGAAAGTGGCGACTACGGACGAAGAGCCTATCTTAGGGAAAACTTACCTGCCGCGTAAGTTCAAAACCACGGTGGTCATTCCGCCGCAGAACGATGTGGATCTGCACGCCAACGACATGAACTTTGTGGCGGTCGCGGAAAACGGCAAGCTGGTCGGTTTTAACCTGCTGGTGGGCGGCGGGCTTTCCATTGAACACGGTAATAAGAAAACCTACGCCCGCACCGCCAGCGAGTTTGGTTATCTGCCGCTGGAGCATACGCTGGCGGTGGCGGAAGCGGTGGTCACCACCCAGCGCGACTGGGGTAACCGTACCGACCGTAAAAACGCCAAAACCAAATACACGCTGGAACGCGTTGGCATCGACACCTTCAAAGCGGAAGTGGAACGCCGCGCGGGGATCAAATTCGAACCGATTCGCCCGTACGAATTCACCGGTCGCGGCGATCGCATTGGCTGGGTGAAAGGTATCGATAATAAATGGCACCTGACGCTGTTTATTGAAAATGGCCGTATTCTGGATTATCCGGGCCGTCCGCTGAAAACCGGTCTGCTGGAAATTGCTAAGATCCATAAAGGCGACTTCCGTTTAACGGCGAACCAGAATCTGATTGTGGCCGGCGTGCCGGAAAGCCAGAAAGCGAAAATCGAAAAACTGGCGCGCAGTCACGGCTTAATGGATGCGGTGAAACCGCAGCGTGAAAATTCTATGGCCTGCGTGTCGTTCCCGACCTGCCCGCTGGCCATGGCCGAAGCCGAACGTTTCCTGCCTTCATTTGTGGATAAAGTGGAAGCGGTGATGGAGAAACATGGCGTCGGCGACGATCATATCGTGCTGCGCGTCACGGGTTGCCCGAACGGCTGCGGCCGCGCAATGCTGGCGGAAGTGGGGCTGGTCGGTAAAGCGCCGGGTCGCTACAACCTGCATATTGGCGGTAACCGCATCGGTACGCGTATTCCGCGTATGTTCCGGGAAAATATCACCGAAACGGAAATTCTGGCGACGCTTGATGAACTGATCGCTCGCTGGGCAAGCGAGCGTGAAGAGGGTGAAGGCTTCGGTGATTTCACCATTCGTGCCGGGATCGTCCGTCCGGTACTCGATCCGGCGCGCGATTTCTGGGAATAA
- the queD gene encoding 6-carboxytetrahydropterin synthase QueD → MSTTLFKDFTFEAAHHLPHVPQGHKCGRLHGHSFMVRLEITGEVDPYTGWIMDFAELKAAFKPLYDRLDHYYLNEIPGLENPTSEVLAKWIWDQMKPVVPLLSAVMVKETCTAGCVYRGE, encoded by the coding sequence ATGTCGACCACGTTGTTTAAAGATTTCACCTTTGAAGCCGCTCACCATTTACCGCATGTCCCGCAAGGGCATAAGTGCGGTCGTCTGCATGGCCACTCCTTTATGGTGCGCCTGGAGATCACCGGCGAGGTGGATCCTTATACCGGCTGGATCATGGACTTCGCCGAACTGAAAGCGGCGTTTAAGCCGTTGTATGACAGGCTGGATCACTACTATCTGAATGAGATCCCGGGCCTGGAAAACCCCACCAGCGAAGTGCTGGCGAAGTGGATTTGGGATCAGATGAAGCCGGTTGTGCCGCTGCTGAGCGCAGTCATGGTGAAAGAGACCTGCACCGCAGGTTGCGTCTATCGCGGCGAATAA
- the cysJ gene encoding NADPH-dependent assimilatory sulfite reductase flavoprotein subunit, translating to MTTQAPPSALLPLNPEQLARLQAATTDLTPTQLAWVSGYFWGVLNQQPAAAATVPVSAAEIPAITLISASQTGNARRVAEALRDDLLAAKLNVSLVNAGDYKFKQIANEKLLVMVASTQGEGEAPEEAVALHKFLFSKKAPKLDGTAFAVFGLGDTSYEFFCQAGKDFDSKLAELGAERLLDRVDADVEYQAAAAEWRARIVEVLKARVPKDSPAQAVASATGAVNEVFSSPYTKEAPLTASLSVNQKITGRHSEKDVRHIEIDLGDSGLRYQPGDALGVWYQNDPALVKELVELLWLKGDEPVTVDGKTQPLAEALQWHFELTVNTANIVENYATLTRSETLLPLVGDKARLQHYAATTPIVDMVRFSPAQLDAQALIGLLRPLTPRLYSIASSQAEVENEVHITVGVVRYEVEGRARAGGASSFLADRVEEEGEVRVFIEHNDNFRLPANPETPVIMIGPGTGIAPFRAFIQQRAADEAPGKNWLFFGNPHFTEDFLYQVEWQRYVKEGVLNRIDLAWSRDQKEKVYVQDKLREQGAELWRWINDGAHIYVCGDANRMAKDVEQALLDVIAEFGGMDTEAADEFLSELRVERRYQRDVY from the coding sequence ATGACAACTCAGGCTCCACCTTCCGCGTTGCTGCCGCTAAACCCGGAGCAACTGGCGCGCCTTCAGGCCGCAACCACTGATTTGACGCCCACCCAGTTAGCCTGGGTTTCTGGTTATTTCTGGGGCGTACTGAACCAACAGCCCGCGGCTGCAGCTACCGTCCCGGTATCGGCAGCAGAGATCCCGGCAATTACGCTGATTTCCGCGTCGCAAACCGGCAACGCTCGCCGTGTAGCGGAAGCGCTGCGCGACGATCTGCTGGCGGCGAAACTGAACGTCAGCCTGGTTAACGCCGGTGACTACAAGTTCAAACAGATCGCTAACGAAAAATTGCTGGTGATGGTGGCTTCCACCCAGGGTGAGGGCGAAGCGCCGGAAGAAGCCGTTGCGCTGCATAAATTCCTGTTCTCGAAAAAAGCGCCAAAACTGGATGGCACCGCCTTTGCGGTGTTCGGCCTTGGCGATACGTCGTATGAATTCTTCTGCCAGGCAGGGAAAGACTTCGACAGCAAACTCGCTGAATTGGGCGCGGAGCGCCTGCTGGATCGCGTTGACGCCGATGTCGAATACCAGGCTGCGGCTGCCGAATGGCGCGCGCGCATCGTCGAGGTGTTGAAAGCCCGCGTACCGAAAGATTCTCCGGCGCAGGCGGTGGCGAGCGCGACGGGCGCGGTGAACGAGGTTTTCTCCAGCCCCTATACTAAAGAAGCGCCGTTGACGGCGAGCTTGTCCGTGAACCAAAAAATCACCGGTCGTCATTCCGAAAAAGACGTTCGCCATATCGAAATCGATCTCGGGGATTCAGGGTTGCGCTACCAGCCGGGTGACGCGCTGGGCGTCTGGTATCAGAACGATCCGGCTCTGGTGAAAGAACTGGTGGAACTGCTGTGGTTGAAAGGCGATGAACCGGTCACCGTTGACGGTAAAACACAGCCGCTCGCTGAAGCGTTGCAGTGGCACTTCGAGCTGACGGTCAATACCGCCAACATCGTGGAGAATTACGCCACGCTGACGCGCAGCGAAACGCTGTTGCCGCTGGTGGGTGATAAAGCCCGGTTGCAGCACTATGCCGCGACAACGCCGATTGTTGATATGGTGCGTTTCTCCCCGGCGCAGCTTGATGCGCAAGCGCTGATTGGTCTGCTGCGTCCGTTGACGCCGCGCCTCTACTCCATTGCCTCTTCGCAGGCGGAAGTGGAAAACGAAGTGCATATCACCGTCGGCGTGGTGCGTTACGAAGTGGAAGGGCGTGCGCGTGCGGGCGGTGCTTCCAGTTTCCTCGCGGATCGCGTGGAAGAAGAGGGCGAAGTGCGGGTGTTCATTGAGCACAACGATAACTTCCGCCTGCCTGCCAACCCGGAAACGCCGGTGATTATGATTGGCCCGGGCACGGGCATTGCGCCGTTCCGCGCCTTTATTCAACAACGCGCGGCCGATGAAGCGCCGGGTAAAAACTGGCTGTTCTTTGGCAACCCACACTTCACCGAAGATTTCCTCTATCAGGTGGAGTGGCAGCGTTACGTTAAAGAGGGCGTGCTGAATCGCATTGATTTGGCCTGGTCCCGCGATCAAAAAGAAAAAGTCTACGTACAAGACAAACTGCGCGAACAGGGCGCAGAACTGTGGCGCTGGATCAATGACGGTGCGCACATTTATGTCTGCGGCGACGCCAATCGCATGGCGAAAGATGTCGAGCAGGCTTTACTGGACGTGATTGCCGAATTCGGTGGCATGGATACCGAAGCGGCGGATGAATTTTTAAGTGAGCTGCGCGTTGAGCGCCGTTATCAGCGAGATGTCTACTAA
- a CDS encoding ABC transporter substrate-binding protein yields MIVRNSLLTVLGSVMLLGAALPTQAESVLRIGLGADPDMLDPHLARTYYGRFVFASLCDRLVDVDENLKVVPGLAKEWSWSEDGKTLTMNLRDGVTFHDGEKFDAAAAKFSLDRALTLPGSLRKSEISSVESVEVTGPMQITLHLKTPDSALLMQLTDRAGAMLAPEAAKKPDFAAHPVCSGPYKFDSRVSQDRIVLSRFDNYWNKGAYHFDKVIYLPIPDASVRLANLRAGDLDLSEGIVPSDVKTVENDGKLKLAKVTGLGYQGITFNINNGKVPANDPFKDARVREAFSQAIDREALNQVVFEGLFTPANQAFSPVSPYHINLPVPPRDVEKAKALLKAAGVQTPINVSLLVPNNPTSQQVAQVLQAMTAEAGFNVNLQMTEFATLLDRQQNGDFQLSYSGWSGRPDPDGSIFGFIHSKGTLNDGRYSNAQVDDWLTQARLHNDPATRKGLYEKVVKQLQTDMPIAYLYFEPRIFGLNKKVEGFKPYPDGIVRLAGMTFAK; encoded by the coding sequence ATGATTGTGCGTAATTCTCTTTTGACCGTTCTGGGAAGTGTTATGTTGCTGGGCGCGGCGCTGCCGACCCAGGCTGAAAGTGTGCTGCGTATTGGTTTAGGCGCGGATCCGGACATGCTCGATCCGCACCTGGCACGCACCTACTATGGCCGCTTTGTCTTCGCCTCGTTGTGCGATCGTCTGGTGGACGTCGATGAAAACCTGAAAGTGGTGCCGGGTCTGGCGAAGGAGTGGTCGTGGAGCGAAGACGGCAAAACCCTGACCATGAACCTGCGCGACGGCGTGACCTTCCACGATGGCGAGAAATTTGACGCCGCCGCCGCGAAATTCAGCCTCGATCGCGCCCTGACGCTGCCTGGCTCGCTGCGCAAAAGCGAGATCTCCTCGGTGGAATCCGTGGAAGTGACCGGGCCGATGCAAATCACCCTGCACCTGAAAACGCCGGATTCGGCGCTGCTGATGCAACTTACCGACCGTGCAGGCGCGATGCTGGCGCCAGAAGCGGCGAAAAAGCCGGACTTCGCCGCGCATCCGGTCTGCTCCGGGCCATACAAGTTCGACAGCCGCGTCTCGCAGGATCGCATCGTGCTTTCGCGCTTTGACAACTACTGGAACAAAGGCGCTTACCACTTCGACAAAGTGATTTATCTGCCGATCCCGGATGCCTCAGTGCGCCTGGCGAACCTGCGCGCGGGCGATCTGGATCTGAGCGAAGGCATTGTGCCAAGCGATGTGAAAACGGTAGAGAACGACGGCAAATTAAAACTGGCGAAGGTAACCGGGCTGGGGTATCAGGGCATCACCTTTAACATCAACAACGGCAAAGTCCCGGCTAACGATCCGTTTAAAGATGCGCGCGTGCGCGAAGCATTCTCGCAGGCAATTGACCGCGAGGCGTTAAACCAGGTGGTATTTGAAGGCCTTTTCACACCGGCGAACCAGGCGTTCTCACCGGTCAGCCCGTATCACATTAACCTGCCGGTGCCGCCGCGCGATGTTGAAAAAGCCAAAGCGCTGCTAAAAGCGGCTGGCGTGCAGACACCGATCAACGTCTCGCTGCTGGTGCCGAATAACCCAACTTCGCAGCAGGTGGCGCAGGTATTACAGGCGATGACCGCCGAAGCCGGTTTTAACGTCAATCTGCAAATGACCGAATTCGCCACGCTGCTGGATCGCCAGCAAAACGGAGACTTCCAGCTCAGCTACTCCGGCTGGTCTGGCCGCCCGGATCCAGACGGCAGCATCTTCGGCTTTATTCACAGCAAAGGCACTCTCAACGATGGCCGCTACAGCAATGCCCAGGTTGATGACTGGCTGACCCAGGCGCGTCTGCATAACGATCCGGCCACCCGTAAAGGGCTGTATGAGAAAGTCGTTAAACAACTGCAAACGGATATGCCGATTGCTTATCTCTACTTCGAGCCGCGCATTTTTGGGCTGAATAAAAAAGTAGAGGGCTTTAAACCTTACCCGGACGGCATTGTGCGCCTGGCAGGTATGACGTTCGCGAAGTAA
- a CDS encoding NAD(P)-dependent oxidoreductase translates to MKIAFLGLGTMGLPMAANLIKAGYQVQGWNRSAGPREKLASLGATAAETAAEAVRDADVVISILADDNATRSVVLEGDVLATLKPGAIHLNMATISVDLAVELAQLHRARNIGYLAAPVLGRVNVAEAGQLNILAAGDSALLAKVQPLLDVLGQKTWYLGARPEQANATKLAANFMIASAIGTMGEAVALVQGHEVNKADFIDLITSTLFAAPVYKGYGQAIASDTFEPAGFKLALGLKDVRLAQDAAERVNVPMAIAGTLRAAHVESLAHDEGHLDWAALARTAARRAGQL, encoded by the coding sequence ATGAAGATTGCGTTTCTGGGGCTTGGCACCATGGGGTTGCCAATGGCCGCGAATCTAATCAAAGCCGGTTATCAGGTTCAGGGCTGGAATCGCTCTGCCGGGCCGCGCGAGAAACTGGCATCGCTGGGCGCCACCGCAGCGGAAACGGCCGCGGAAGCGGTGAGGGATGCTGATGTGGTTATTTCCATTCTGGCGGACGATAACGCCACGCGCAGCGTCGTGCTGGAGGGCGATGTGCTGGCAACGCTGAAACCCGGGGCTATCCACCTGAATATGGCGACTATCTCTGTCGATCTGGCGGTGGAACTGGCGCAACTGCACCGGGCGCGTAATATCGGTTATCTTGCCGCGCCGGTACTGGGGCGGGTAAATGTTGCCGAGGCGGGGCAGTTAAATATTCTGGCGGCTGGCGACAGCGCGCTGCTGGCAAAGGTGCAGCCGCTGCTGGATGTGCTCGGTCAGAAGACCTGGTATCTTGGTGCGCGGCCGGAGCAGGCGAATGCCACGAAGCTGGCGGCCAACTTTATGATTGCCAGCGCCATTGGCACGATGGGCGAGGCGGTTGCGCTGGTGCAGGGGCATGAGGTTAATAAAGCCGATTTTATTGATTTAATCACCTCCACGTTGTTTGCCGCGCCGGTCTATAAAGGTTACGGCCAGGCGATTGCCAGCGACACCTTCGAGCCAGCCGGGTTTAAGCTGGCGCTGGGGCTGAAGGATGTGCGTCTGGCGCAGGATGCCGCCGAGCGGGTGAATGTGCCAATGGCGATTGCCGGTACGCTGCGCGCAGCGCATGTCGAAAGCCTGGCTCATGATGAAGGGCATCTCGACTGGGCCGCGCTGGCACGTACCGCCGCCCGCCGCGCCGGACAACTTTAA